A part of Arachis hypogaea cultivar Tifrunner chromosome 12, arahy.Tifrunner.gnm2.J5K5, whole genome shotgun sequence genomic DNA contains:
- the LOC112726429 gene encoding protein WHAT'S THIS FACTOR 1, chloroplastic: MLKPPINPSVKKLIGASILFHRSMTTSKRVQDRSKQKRVNDLEVATEKWKILSKILFLIELLKQQPEMIIPVRSLENYRKQINLPKPHRISDFIRKTPKLFELYKDHKGVLWCGLTERAEELLEEEQRVLEQHSDKAAEHVTRLLMMSVDKRLPLEKIAHFRRDFGLPMDFRANWVHQYPQHFRVVKSFDGIDQVECLELVNWNPNWSITELEKVTGVTESTTTNLHIPGMLSLPFPLKFPSNYKRVYRYSEKIQDFQKRAYLSPYADARGLKAGSLEFDKRAVAVMHEILSFTIEKRLVTDHLTHFRWEMVMPQKLMRILLKHIGIFYVSERGKRFSVFLNEAYEGAELIEKCPLVLWREKVLKLVGYRGRKKKFEILSDMSDVEGDIGLMQSDSEVEDLDVQLEQHGSVDYEDPLLVDNSEMDVEEIACEYRNFKNS; the protein is encoded by the coding sequence ATGCTGAAACCTCCGATAAACCCCTCAGTGAAGAAGCTCATCGGAGCTTCAATTCTTTTCCATCGATCGATGACGACCAGCAAGAGGGTTCAAGACAGGAGTAAGCAGAAGAGAGTTAACGATCTTGAGGTCGCAACCGAGAAGTGGAAGATACTCTCCAAAATCCTCTTCTTAATCGAGCTTCTGAAGCAACAGCCTGAGATGATTATCCCTGTTAGATCCCTTGAAAACTACCGTAAGCAGATCAATCTCCCAAAGCCACATAGAATCTCCGATTTCATTCGAAAGACGCCAAAGCTCTTTGAACTCTACAAGGATCACAAGGGGGTGCTGTGGTGCGGCTTGACGGAGAGAGCTGAGGAATTGTTGGAGGAAGAACAGAGGGTTCTTGAGCAGCATTCCGATAAGGCTGCGGAACATGTTACGAGGTTGCTGATGATGTCGGTGGATAAGCGTCTCCCGTTAGAGAAGATTGCTCATTTCAGAAGGGATTTTGGGTTGCCTATGGATTTTAGGGCTAATTGGGTGCACCAATATCCACAGCATTTTAGGGTTGTGAAGTCCTTTGATGGCATTGATCAAGTTGAGTGCTTGGAGCTTGTGAATTGGAATCCTAATTGGTCAATAACGGAATTAGAGAAGGTTACAGGTGTAACTGAATCCACTACTACCAATTTGCATATCCCTGGTATGCTGTCACTTCCATTCCCTTTGAAATTCCCTTCAAATTATAAAAGGGTGTATCGTTATAGTGAAAAGATTCAAGATTTTCAAAAGAGGGCTTATTTGTCTCCTTATGCTGATGCAAGAGGTCTCAAGGCTGGTTCTCTTGAATTTGATAAGAGGGCCGTTGCTGTTATGCATGAGATTCTTAGTTTCACCATTGAAAAGAGATTGGTCACTGATCACCTCACTCATTTTCGTTGGGAGATGGTGATGCCTCAGAAGCTCATGAGGATTCTTCTGAAGCACATTGGCATCTTCTATGTCTCGGAGCGGGGAAAGAGGTTTAGTGTGTTCTTGAATGAAGCATATGAAGGTGCGGAGCTGATTGAGAAATGCCCCTTGGTCCTATGGAGGGAAAAAGTCTTAAAGCTTGTTGGTTATAGAGGGAGGAAGAAGAAGTTTGAGATACTCAGTGACATGTCTGATGTAGAAGGCGATATTGGCTTGATGCAGAGTGATTCTGAAGTAGAGGACTTGGACGTGCAGCTTGAGCAGCATGGTTCCGTGGATTATGAGGATCCTTTACTTGTGGACAATTCTGAGATGGATGTTGAAGAGATTGCCTGTGAATATCGAAATTTTAAGAATTCTTGA
- the LOC112726427 gene encoding putative disease resistance RPP13-like protein 1: protein MAEALVVGALVNGLANVVLDRLISSEFLNLVVGKKLDRKLVDRLKTAILAAKALAADAEQKQFGHKLVREWLDSLKDALYTADDLLDRVFIKAEIRNKVHIRLPHFLDLSGRKMVTKIEEVVERIVDLEKRKDTLGLREIQTGSSSWRPPSTSLVKGNVFGRDSDQQALIKMLNDNNHHNLSVISIVGMGGVGKTTLAQWLYNNKDLMDGVDLKAWICVSENFDVVETTKNVIKGISSGVCSLDGFDLLQQYLKEKLSEKKFFIVLDDVWSEDADKWNSFITPFQHGTKGSTILLTTRMVNVGRIVQHYNSYTLNQLSDDYCWSIFADNASFPKSNGSSELEGIGRKIVERCDGLPLAAETLGRLLRSERRVEEWNKILSSDIWEFSVANCKIVPALLLSYHHLPTHLKGCFVYCSLYPKDYKLDKDELILLWMAEDLLRPRSRGQTLEEVGCECFDDLASRLFFKQVNNDREKYFVMHDLMHDLAIFLAGKFCCRLSEELGEKEEMSILTRHLSYGDSIPEKTCSSNKIESLRTLLYTNHRAGFWKARATLPCDILSKNKYLRVVSFDILPIYPDSIAKLIQLRYLDLSRSDIEVLPPSLCNLCNLQTLKLEGCSKLTMLPNGMYNLVNLRHLNIKGTPLKEMPKGMGKLKQLHVLSKFVVGKQEDKRIEELGGLLNLHGSLEIQKLENVVDANQARSARITDKKHIEELLLEWSSSDDIVSNTHTNEQDILHSLQPDTGLKELQIKGYKGTIFSDWLGRCSYKNMTRVTLASCKNCCMLPSLGQLPSLKSLCIESFDELKSIGKEFYKNEGHQHSSPIAPFSSLEELIFYNMPSWEEWHLPDSEAFPQLKSLLIRGCPMLNGDMVNQVLMRIVSSSSDVSKVRQLKIQEVDDAGWGKEMTLDGDRLSISGFECVAECAFKTRIIHHLTSLQEIQICKCSSVVSLGPLGGNCLPKSLQKLRIYRCSQIELLQQQQKYDLVDLQIYESCDSLTSLSLDAFPKLKNLEITQCENVESVSMSEPPHAALQHLSITNCNKLDALPRGIPNLQSLDIQGCPKICWLPERGFLPNLEELSVGGCRQQLGVVSWLGNLDNLTHLTIYGDGRESRIKSYPEVGSLPRLPSLTTLKIWGFDNLETLKCNQLPRLTSLQQLHIGFCMKLNNMEGEKLPPSLLILKIDYCDLLAKHCKNKHQQIWSKISHIPTIQVDGKQIF, encoded by the coding sequence ATGGCTGAAGCACTTGTGGTTGGAGCTTTAGTTAATGGCTTGGCCAACGTTGTTCTTGACCGGCTCATTTCATCTGAGTTTCTCAACTTGGTGGTGGGCAAGAAGCTGGATCGGAAATTGGTTGACAGGCTGAAGACTGCTATCTTGGCTGCCAAAGCTCTGGCTGCTGATGCTGAGCAGAAGCAGTTTGGACACAAACTCGTGAGGGAGTGGCTTGATAGTCTCAAAGATGCTCTCTACACTGCTGATGACTTGCTGGACCGTGTCTTCATCAAAGCTGAAATTCGAAACAAGGTACACATTCGTCTTCCTCACTTCCTTGATCTGTCTGGTAGGAAGATGGTGACTAAGATAGAAGAGGTGGTTGAAAGAATAGTAGATCTTGAGAAACGCAAAGATACCCTTGGTCTCAGAGAGATTCAAACAGGAAGCTCTTCATGGAGACCTCCATCCACTTCTCTTGTGAAGGGGAATGTGTTCGGCAGGGATAGTGACCAACAGGCACTAATCAAGATGCTCAATGACAACAATCATCATAACTTGTCCGTCATCTCTATTGTTGGTATGGGCGGTGTTGGTAAAACTACTTTAGCACAATGGCTCTACAACAATAAGGATTTGATGGACGGGGTTGATCTGAAAGCATGGATTTGTGTTTCTGAAAATTTTGATGTTGTTGAGACTACTAAGAATGTTATAAAGGGGATCTCTTCAGGTGTTTGTAGTCTTGACGGCTTTGATTTACTTCAACAATATTTGAAGGAAAAACTGTCAGAAAAGAAGTTCTTCATTGTTTTGGACGATGTTTGGAGTGAAGATGCTGACAAGTGGAATAGTTTTATCACCCCTTTTCAACATGGGACAAAGGGAAGCACTATTCTTCTAACTACCCGCATGGTAAATGTTGGTCGAATAGTCCAACACTATAACTCTTACACCCTCAATCAACTGTCAGATGATTATTGTTGGTCTATTTTTGCGGATAATGCATCCTTTCCTAAATCAAATGGGAGCTCAGAACTGGAAGGAATAGGTAGAAAGATTGTCGAGAGGTGTGATGGCTTGCCATTAGCTGCAGAAACACTTGGTCGCTTGTTGCGCTCAGAGCGTCGTGTTGAAGAATGGAATAAAATACTATCGAGTGACATTTGGGAATTTTCTGTGGCAAATTGCAAGATTGTTCCTGCATTGTTATTAAGTTACCATCATCTGCCTACTCATTTAAAAGGTTGCTTTGTTTATTGTTCATTGTATCCCAAAGATTATAAACTTGATAAAGATGAATTAATCTTGCTATGGATGGCTGAAGATCTTTTGCGACCACGAAGCAGGGGACAGACTCTAGAAGAAGTTGGTTGCGAGTGTTTTGATGATTTGGCTTCAAGACTATTTTTCAAGCAGGTCAATAACGATCGTGAGAAGTATTTcgtaatgcatgatctcatgcatGACTTGGCAATTTTTCTTGCTGGAAAATTTTGTTGTAGACTATCTGAAGAACTTGGTGAAAAGGAAGAAATGAGTATTCTAACTCGTCATTTGTCATACGGTGATTCAATCCCTGAGAAAACATGCTCCTCTAATAAAATAGAATCTTTGAGGACCTTACTGTATACCAATCATAGAGCTGGTTTCTGGAAAGCACGCGCAACATTACCATGTGACATATTGTCAAAGAATAAATACCTAAGAGTTGTATCCTTTGATATACTCCCTATATATCCTgattcaatagctaaattgatcCAACTGCGCTATTTGGATCTTTCTAGGAGTGATATTGAGGTATTGCCACCGTCATTATGCAACTTGTGCAATCTACAAACTTTAAAGTTAGAAGGTTGTTCAAAGCTGACTATGCTGCCCAATGGCATGTATAATCTTGTGAATTTGCGGCATCTTAATATAAAGGGTACTCCTCTGAAAGAAATGCCAAAAGGAATGGGCAAATTAAAACAGTTGCACGTTTTAAGCAAGTTTGTGGTGGGAAAGCAAGAAGACAAAAGAATCGAAGAGTTAGGAGGGCTTTTAAATCTTCATGGATCACTTGAGATTCAGAAATTGGAGAATGTGGTTGATGCCAATCAGGCAAGGAGTGCAAGGATAACAGATAAGAAGCACATTGAGGAGTTATTGTTGGAATGGTCTTCAAGTGATGATATAGTTTCAAACACACATACTAATGAACAAGATATCCTCCACAGCTTGCAACCGGACACTGGCTTGaaggagttgcaaatcaagggaTACAAGGGTACAATATTTTCCGACTGGTTGGGGCGCTGTTCCTACAAAAATATGACACGTGTAACTCTGGCGTCCTGCAAGAATTGCTGTATGCTGCCTTCACTTGGACAGCTGCCTTCTCTTAAGTCCCTGTGCATCGAAAGTTTTGATGAGCTGAAGAGCATTGGCAAGGAGTTTTACAAGAATGAAGGCCATCAACATTCTTCGCCTATTGCACCGTTTTCCTCACTGGAGGAATTGATATTTTATAATATGCCAAGTTGGGAGGAGTGGCACTTACCTGACTCAGAAGCCTTTCCTCAGCTTAAGAGCCTTCTTATAAGAGGGTGTCCAATGTTGAACGGAGATATGGTTAATCAGGTATTAATGAGAATCGTTTCTTCCTCATCGGATGTTTCCAAAGTGCGCCAACTGAAAATACAAGAAGTAGATGATGCAGGATGGGGTAAAGAGATGACACTCGATGGGGATAGGTTATCAATTAGTGGATTTGAATGTGTGGCGGAGTGTGCATTTAAGACAAGGATCATCCACCATCTAACTTCCCTCCAAGAAATACAAATCTGCAAGTGTTCATCTGTTGTATCCTTGGGGCCGTTGGGGGGCAATTGTTTACCCAAATCTTTGCAAAAACTTAGAATATATAGGTGCAGCCAAATTGAATTACTCCAGCAACAACAGAAATATGATTTGGTAGATCTACAAATATATGAAAGCTGTGATTCACTGACCTCATTGTCGTTGGATGCCTTTCCCAAACTCAAGAATCTCGAGATAACACAGTGTGAGAATGTGGAATCAGTTTCAATGTCAGAGCCACCACATGCTGCTCTTCAACATCTCAGCATCACAAATTGCAACAAGTTGGATGCATTGCCACGTGGCATCCCAAATTTACAGTCTCTTGACATACAAGGTTGCCCAAAGATTTGTTGGTTACCAGAGAGAGGTTTTCTGCCTAACCTGGAAGAGCTTAGTGTAGGAGGTTGCCGGCAACAACTGGGGGTTGTATCATGGTTGGGCAACTTGGACAACCTCACTCATCTCACCATTTATGGTGATGGCAGGGAGAGCAGAATAAAGTCATACCCAGAGGTGGGTTCGCTGCCTCGCCTTCCCTCCCTTACCACTCTGAAGATATGGGGGTTCGATAATCTGGAGACATTGAAGTGCAACCAGCTTCCCCGTCTCACCTCCCTCCAACAACTACACATTGGGTTCTGTATGAAGCTGAACAATATGGAAGGAGAAAAGCTGCCTCCCTCTCTCTTAATACTCAAAATTGACTACTGTGATTTGCTGGCCAAACACTGCAAGAACAAGCATCAACAAATTTGGTCGAAAATTTCCCACATCCCCACCATTCAAGTCGATGGCAAGCAAATTTTCTGA